The genomic DNA ACTACGGTACCGTGGGGGACACGGGGATTCCGCGTTATATTGATCTGGGGCAATGTAACAATTCCGGCTCTACGGTGAAAATCGCTCTGGCGTTAGCGGATGCTTTTGGTTGTACGGTGAATGAGCTGCCAGTCAGCATCGTGTTGTCCTGGTTTGAGCAAAAAGCAGTTGCCATCCTGCTAGGCTTGTTCAGCCTTGGCATTCAGGATATCCGCATCGGGCCGAAGCCGCCCGAGTTTATTTCTTCTGGCGTGCTGGATGTGCTCGTAGAGCTGTTTGGCTTAAAGCTGATTACTACCGCAGAGGAAGATATGAAAGCAATGCTGGCGTTGTCGTAGGGGATTGGAATGGGAGGAACTGCAAAGTGCAGTTCCTTTTATTTTTTTCACCGTTCATCAATTCTTGCAAATATGTCCGTAAGAATCTTCAATGCCAGCTCAGTATCTTTGGATTCGCGCGTTCTTAGCAGAGTCAAAATACTTTTTACACTCGAATTTCCTTCGGCAAGCTCATCATTTTCCTTTACATATGTAAGCAACTGATAAACGCCCACGTTCAATGCCTTCGCTATTTTCTCCAGATTTTTCAAAGATATATTTCTCTCTGCACGCTCAATAAAACCGATATAACTCGAATTGAATCCTGCTTTTTCGGCTAAAGCTTCTTGGGAAAGCCCTTTAGACTTCCGAATATCTCGAATACGTGTGCCGACTAAATCTAAAAGTTCAGACATGATTACACCTCTCTATAGTTAGAAGTGTAGAGAAAGAGTTACTTCTAATTAATAACTGTTAATAAGTAAATTGAATTAAAAACTACTATATAGTAATATTTATTGTAATGCTTGTCCGATAGCTAGAAATTTGTATATTTTGATCGTTTCTTATTGGTCCTGCGATGTCCTCACTGTTCATTAAATTAAAATTCAGGAGTTGACTCCCCGTGAAAAATTACTCCTTAAGCAACCACCTACATAGTGATCCAGATTCCATACAGCCTAATCATAGCGACCCCAACATATTGAATTGCATGATGGATTTTCAAAAGCTCGCCCAATATCAGATCAAGCTTGCACAGATCATGCGCAATTATCATCAATTTCACAACTGCCTCATTCTTTGTGACCGGGCGATGTTTTCTATGGCTAAGGCCGTTTATGTTCACCGAAATCAAATCATTCTATCCTCCATTAACCTATCTATAACGGATGTGTTTAGGTTAATCCACACGGATGCTGAGCCGAGTTTGGATATGGTGCTGTTTATGGGTACCGTGCATTATCTTATTTCCGCAGAGGATAATGCACATAACAAGCCAATGAAGCTGGAGGAGGTCGATAGACTGCTTTTTAGAACGGACCATATTTTAATATGTCTATCTCGTCGAATTGTAGCTGATCCTGCTGAGCGGTATCAATCTATTTTTAAAGAAAATCAGTCCATGAAGTAGTTCAGCATTTTGCATAATTCGATTCCCAACGCTTAGAAGTGCAATATATAGACAAACTAGACCGTTTTGATCTATATATTGCTGATTTGAAATCGCTCTTGGGATTTATGCAAAATGTTCAGTTAAATCATATGGTAATAACACCCAACCTTTTCTCACGAATGATATAATGGAAAAAAGGGAGATGTTGGCTGCGACCTCAAGGCTCTACAACAGAAAGGGTGTTATTTCAAATGCCTACATACAACAAGCTGGTGCGGGACCGGATTCCGCACATCATTACGTCTCAGGGCAAGGAATGTCGGACACGTATTTTGGACCCAGAGGAATATAAGCAAGAGCTGAGAACGAAGCTTCGTGAAGAAGCAGAGGAATATTTTGAAGCGGCGAAAGATAAGGACGCGCTGGAGGAGCTGGCAGATATGCTGGAAGTCATCCGGGCGCTGGCAGAAGTACATGGGGCGAATGTGGCAGAGCTGGACAAGCTGCGGGCAGACAAAGCCGAGGCACGAGGTGGATTCCAGGAGCGGGTGTTTTTAATCGATGTCAACGAAGCTGAATGTCAAGCTCATTACAGATAATTTAGCAGATGAGCTGATCGCCGGGATACAACATGCCTCTGGGATTTATATTATGACTTCTTTTATTATGCAATCCGGGGTGAATCGCTGAGAAATTGACTTATCTGCTCTAGTAAGCCTAAAGTCTAGTCAAGTGGTACATATGGAACAAACCTATTTTCTTATATATTATGTATAGTTAACGTTTGATGATTCTTACGTACCTGTCATTGATGGGGTGTTCGTGTGAATTAATTATTCAAAAAAGCTTCTGCTGAAGTTTTGGCGGGAGTTTTTTGTTTGAAAGTATAGGATTAGAGATCGTCATATTCTTCCATTTGATGATACAATATAAACATGATTCAAAAGGACTATTTCAAATACGATGTTTCGTTTAATCAATTGTATTTCTTATATTTACGAACTTCGTGAATATTCCGTTATGTGAAATCAGCTTAAATAAGAGAGAAAGAGTGAGATAGATGATTCAAAGCAGATATTTATTTGTATCTCGTGCAGGCAAAGTTATAAAGATCGCCCGACCTAAAGATCATAAGCATAAATCTGTTCCTCAATTAGCAGGTGAGGAAGTACTTGAAGTGATCTTATATTACAGGAATAAAGACAGGAAGCCGCATAAACTACTTATGGTGGAATTTGATAGATTCCATTTAGATTCGGACGGAAATTATAAACAGACAGAAGAAGATAGAAAAAGAGCTATTCATAATTTTCTTTCTTTTGGGATGGCTGATTTGCATGAAGGAATAGAAGTAGAAGATAAGCCACTACCTATACCTGTTGCGCCGATAATTCCGACGACTGCTGAGAAAAAATCATTATACGATTACATAAATGAGAAACTACCCAGTTTTTCAGATGATGCTCCTTATGTAGTGGAAAGTAAAATTAAAGCTGCTAAAGAGAAATATGAAGAGTTTAAAAGCATGGCAAAGAAATCAAACAAGCTGTCTAAGTAGTTCGAAGAAGAAGCAGACATCACATAACATAACATAACATTCACGCTGCGGACATTCGTCCTTGGCCCGGCATGCGCCGGACACCCAGCATATGCTGGGTCGTGAATACAGAAACGTTATACGACAGAATCAAGTACAAGACTAAAAAAGATAAAGCTAAAATATCTAAATTCGTTTTGTGACGAAAATCATGAGTATAAATTTGATAAGTAGGTGTGAACAATATGATGGAAGAATATAAAGATAACAAAGTAGTAGATTTAGTAGTCGAGTTAGACTTCGATCAAAATATTGATATTTTAGTTGCTGAAATTTCTGAAATTCTCAAATATAAGAATGCTCAAATCTCCACTAAAGAGTTAGAAAACGAAACTATTGTAAAATGCATATACAAAGATCAAATCAGAAATTTCGAGAATTTAAGTTTGTTTTTGGAATTTAAATTTACGAAAGATAATTTTAAAAGTATGAAGCTCTCTCTTGAGCACCATCAGATCAACGAAAATGATTTAGATTTGTATATTTATAAAACTATACAAATGAAATTGCTAAACAGTGTATATAAAAAAAATTCTAGTAAATATACTGTTCGAATATACAAAAGCATCTTCAATAAAACTACCATAAAAGGAGTATATACAATAAATTGGATAAATAAGATTCAAATGTTCCCTCTTATGGTTTTTGAAAAAGATGAATCTTATTCGGAACACATTATTGTATTCGATGTGGAAGTTAAAGCAATCAATTTAGATCAAGCAAGAAGCATTGCATATAATATTATTTCGGATTTTACTGCCTTTCTTTCTCTGCTTATAGATGTTGGATTTCAAGACATTAGATCAAAATACATGAATTTTTTAATCAAAGGTAATTTAGGTCGAATACAATTGAATCGCCATCGTACAGGTACTTACGATGAGGAACTAAAGTTATACGTGAGGGATAATTTCTATGGTATCACGCCTGAAGATAATCCAGGGTATGATTATGGCCCAATTTATTTAGTTGCAGAGGAAATGAAGACGAAAGTTACTTATCAAACAAATAGTGACGCCTTTTTAGAAAGAATATTTAAAGATAGAGAAATAAAGAAAAAGAGCTCAATGAAAAACGAATATTCAGAAGGTTCATTTGCACAGATACACAATCCACATAATCCTATTAAAGTACCCAAAAAAATTAGAGATTATTTTCGTGAAATCAAGCAGCTTGAAGAAGAAAATATAAAAAAATATGAATCTTTCAGAAATGCATGTCGAATTTACCTGCTTGCTAAGAACACAGAACAATTTAACGAAACATCAGCAATATCCTATATGGTAGCGTCTGTTGAAGCACTAGGAAAATATGAAAAGATAGGTTTCTCTGAAATGTGTAAAAGATATTTAGGGGACGATATTGATTTAAAGTTTCTCGACTATCTGTACGGGAATGTTCGATCAGGACATTTTCATTCTGGAGAATTTGCTTTTTTAGAATATGATGTTAATTTCAATAGATCTATGGATAGTTTATATACCAAAATTATTCAAAAAAATCGTGAAGCTAAAAGTAGTTTGCGAAAGGTATTGGTAAGTTGGGTTGAAGAGAATTTAAATCTTAGAAATAATTAAATATTTTTAAATAAAGAGTCAAACAAGAAAAGAAAATTTTAGTCAGTCAGAGATGCAATTCCGTCGTATAACATAATATTCACGCTGAGGACATTCGTCCTGGGTCCGGCATCCGCTGGGGCGTGAATACAGGAACGTTATACGAAATTCTTGCATTGACCAAAGAACCGACAAAATATATTTAAAAATTTTAATATTGATAGAGAATGTCGGATAAAATATAATAAAATTATATATCCATTATTTGGGGGTGCTTGAAGTGCCTATATACGAAGCGATCTATAGAAATGAAGAAAACGAAGAATTGGTACTTATTAATACATTTGAATCTCATCCCGAGTTTGAAGTTGCGAGGAATAATTTATTTTGTGTGTTCGAAAACTGTCCTGCAAAGCTTGAGTACGTACCTAAAGGCAAACGCAAGGAGCATTTTAAAACTTGGCCTAAACATAATCATATTCAAGATTGTCTGGATTACTTTGAAAGAGAGAAGGTTGCTCAGGGCAATAAAAACTCAGCGACTGCTACAATGGCTCTCACGGATAAACATATCTCAAATATCCTTAATGAAATAAAACGTAAAAGAAAGCAGAAAGAAAATGAAGGGCAATTGCATCAGGGGAATAAAAAAACTAAGAAAAAAAGAACTAATGTAGATACATCTTTGCCCGCAACAAGTAATATTAATATTAATCCAACAACTGGTCCTGATGCTGTGCTACAGGAGGGTGAAGGTGGTTATAAAGCACCACCTGTTAGAAGGAGAAATTTAACGCTCTTAAATAATGATGATATTGGTTTTACTCGTAGTCTAGAAGATGCGACAATAGAACAGATTGAAATAGACGATGAACGGGTAGTTTTTAAAGTTTCAAATGGACAAAGACACTGTAATATTTACTTTGAAGAGTTTTTCTTTACTAATTCACCAGTAAACTTTTTGGAATTACTCAAGCAACTAAAAGAGATAGTAGATAAGAGCAACCTGAAATTTTATTTCAGTTGTGTCGGAGAAGTAGTAAAAAGAGATGATTCGGTTCATATGTTAATCAATAGGAATACTCATTTTAGAGTAGATGATCAGTATTTACCAGTATTCCTCCATACGCTCTGAATTTAAGTAACTATTCCTAGATGTACTTCTATCATTAAAGTACATCTTTTTTTTATAGTTTGGACTATTCAAGGATGGCAATAACATCGTATAACAAAATATTCACGTTGCGAGGCCATGAGGCACCTTGTGGATCGCCAGGAGTTAAGCAGCGAGGAAGCGGGATCGGGCAATTAATTCTGCGAGCCTAAGTCTCTGACCCAGTCGCTACGTTCCTTTAAGGCTCTGGGGTTCGTGAATACAAGAACGTTATACGACAGAATCAAAAACAATAGAAAAAGAGGGTCATATGGCCCTCTAAATACTAGAATTTTGTAATTCACTAAATAGTTGTAGAGCATCTTTGAAACCTTGTATGTAGATACTTCTTTCTAGGATGGATTGGAGAGAAATTTGGGCGTCTTCGTAAAGAAAAAC from Paenibacillus sp. FSL R10-2782 includes the following:
- a CDS encoding nucleoside triphosphate pyrophosphohydrolase, with translation MPTYNKLVRDRIPHIITSQGKECRTRILDPEEYKQELRTKLREEAEEYFEAAKDKDALEELADMLEVIRALAEVHGANVAELDKLRADKAEARGGFQERVFLIDVNEAECQAHYR
- a CDS encoding helix-turn-helix transcriptional regulator, producing MSELLDLVGTRIRDIRKSKGLSQEALAEKAGFNSSYIGFIERAERNISLKNLEKIAKALNVGVYQLLTYVKENDELAEGNSSVKSILTLLRTRESKDTELALKILTDIFARIDER